The following proteins are encoded in a genomic region of Acidobacteriota bacterium:
- a CDS encoding molybdopterin-dependent oxidoreductase has product MEEKHYRNCNLCEAICGIEITHEQGAIVSITGDKLDPFSRGHICPKALALRDIYEDPNRLRMPVKRTADGWREIGWTEAFDETAARLAATQTKYGRDAVAVYQGNPTVHNLGTMLNSRDLLKALGTKNNYSATSVDQLPHHFASWTMLGHPFLIPIPDIDRTEYFLILGANPLASNGSLMTSPDIINRLNAIKKRGGKVVLIDPRRTETTRVADEHFFIRPSSDACLLLAMVHTLFSEGLIDLDRLDDFTDGIEALRSVSNDFSTEMAEEMTGIPAAEIVRLTREFASAVSAVCYGRIGLSTQAFGGLCQWLINAINILTGNFDRAGGAMFTAPAFDLLQVAKGGSIHDRWQSRVRKRPEFMGELPVSALAEEMQTEGEGQIKALVTSCGNPVLSTPNGGQLDRALEGLDFMVSIDFYINETTRHANTILPPVTNLESSHYDVVFNTFAVRNTAKYSGPLFEKAETARYDWQIFQELTARLTGTLESYRPEPPELKLSLGLQFGKYQMPLDKLKQSPHGIDLGELQACLPERLLTANKRIDIAPASLVADVNRLKKSAVIAKNLEFPFALIGRRHLRDCNSWLHNSDTLMKGKNRCTLMINDADAKELSLENGQIVNVNSRVGSIELPVEVTPNIAPGVVSIPHGYGHGRKGVKLDTAAEHSGVSINDLTDEAMIDELTGNAAFSSVWVRIEA; this is encoded by the coding sequence ATGGAAGAAAAGCACTATCGTAACTGCAACCTTTGCGAAGCCATTTGCGGGATCGAGATCACGCATGAGCAAGGTGCGATCGTCTCGATCACGGGCGACAAACTCGATCCGTTTTCGCGTGGGCATATCTGTCCGAAGGCCTTGGCCTTACGCGACATTTACGAAGACCCGAACCGCCTGCGAATGCCCGTTAAACGGACCGCGGACGGCTGGCGTGAGATCGGTTGGACCGAGGCATTTGACGAAACGGCAGCGCGATTGGCGGCGACACAGACGAAATACGGACGCGATGCAGTCGCCGTTTATCAGGGCAATCCAACGGTCCATAATCTCGGCACGATGCTCAACAGCCGCGATCTGCTCAAAGCTCTCGGAACGAAGAACAACTATTCGGCGACTTCTGTCGATCAATTGCCGCATCATTTCGCGAGTTGGACAATGCTTGGTCATCCGTTTTTGATCCCGATCCCGGACATCGACCGCACGGAGTATTTTCTAATTCTCGGAGCGAATCCGCTCGCGTCGAACGGCAGCCTGATGACCTCGCCGGACATCATCAACCGCCTTAATGCGATCAAGAAACGCGGAGGCAAGGTCGTGTTGATCGATCCGCGACGAACCGAAACGACGCGTGTAGCGGATGAGCATTTTTTTATAAGACCGTCATCGGATGCGTGCCTGCTGCTCGCTATGGTTCACACACTCTTTAGCGAGGGATTGATCGATCTCGACAGGTTGGATGACTTTACCGACGGCATCGAAGCGCTCAGATCGGTTTCGAACGACTTTTCAACCGAAATGGCCGAAGAAATGACAGGCATACCGGCGGCGGAGATCGTTCGATTGACCCGTGAATTTGCAAGTGCCGTAAGTGCGGTTTGCTATGGCCGCATCGGGCTTTCGACGCAGGCTTTCGGCGGGCTTTGCCAATGGCTGATCAATGCGATCAATATCCTGACCGGTAATTTCGACCGTGCGGGCGGAGCGATGTTCACCGCACCGGCGTTCGACCTTTTGCAGGTGGCAAAGGGCGGCAGCATTCATGATCGTTGGCAAAGCCGCGTCAGGAAACGACCGGAATTTATGGGCGAACTGCCGGTCTCCGCTCTTGCCGAGGAAATGCAGACCGAAGGCGAAGGCCAGATCAAGGCACTTGTAACAAGCTGCGGAAATCCCGTGCTGTCCACGCCGAACGGCGGACAACTCGACCGTGCCCTCGAAGGTCTCGATTTTATGGTGTCTATCGACTTCTACATAAACGAGACGACGCGGCACGCCAATACCATCCTGCCGCCCGTGACCAATCTCGAAAGTTCGCATTACGACGTGGTCTTTAACACCTTTGCCGTCAGAAATACGGCGAAATATTCCGGTCCGCTGTTCGAAAAGGCCGAGACCGCTCGCTATGATTGGCAGATATTTCAGGAATTGACCGCTCGGCTGACTGGTACTCTGGAATCGTATAGACCCGAACCGCCGGAGCTGAAATTGAGTTTGGGTTTGCAGTTCGGCAAATATCAGATGCCGCTCGACAAATTAAAGCAGTCGCCGCACGGCATCGATCTGGGCGAATTACAGGCGTGCTTGCCCGAAAGGCTGTTGACCGCAAATAAAAGGATCGACATCGCACCGGCGTCGCTTGTTGCAGATGTGAATAGATTGAAAAAGAGTGCTGTGATCGCAAAAAACCTCGAATTTCCTTTCGCCCTTATCGGCCGCCGCCACCTGCGCGACTGCAATTCGTGGCTGCACAATAGCGATACGCTGATGAAAGGAAAGAATCGCTGCACGTTGATGATAAATGATGCGGATGCGAAAGAGCTGTCACTAGAAAACGGTCAGATCGTGAATGTGAATTCACGTGTCGGTTCGATCGAGCTGCCGGTAGAGGTCACCCCCAACATCGCCCCCGGCGTGGTCTCGATACCGCACGGATACGGACATGGCCGAAAAGGGGTAAAACTGGACACTGCCGCCGAACATTCAGGCGTTTCAATCAACGACCTGACGGACGAGGCCATGATCGATGAGCTGACCGGTAACGCGGCATTCAGCAGCGTTTGGGTCCGAATCGAAGCGTAA
- a CDS encoding methyltransferase domain-containing protein, translating into MRILDVGCGANKAEGAIGLDNNPRTNADIIHDLGELPYPFPDNEFDLVVSNHVVEHVPDVMAFITELYRVTRNGGRIKLLTPHYTNPDWANDPTHRNHINSYTFNTFLADRQVFDFYTDVQLKPISCHVSLLNLWRMLGIQFIVNLDQKAPKFRFLRKFWEHYLSYIIRGKELRFEFEVVKPEN; encoded by the coding sequence ATGAGGATCCTCGATGTCGGATGCGGAGCGAATAAGGCCGAAGGTGCGATTGGCCTTGATAACAATCCGCGTACCAACGCCGATATTATCCACGACCTTGGCGAATTGCCGTACCCGTTTCCCGACAACGAATTTGACCTTGTCGTTTCCAATCACGTCGTCGAACACGTGCCTGACGTGATGGCTTTTATCACCGAATTGTATCGCGTCACTCGAAACGGCGGCCGCATCAAATTGCTGACTCCGCATTACACAAATCCCGACTGGGCCAATGATCCTACCCATCGGAACCATATCAATTCATACACTTTCAACACATTTCTCGCCGACCGTCAGGTGTTCGATTTTTACACCGACGTTCAGTTAAAGCCGATATCATGCCATGTTTCGCTGCTGAATCTGTGGCGAATGTTGGGCATACAGTTTATCGTCAATCTCGATCAAAAAGCCCCGAAGTTCCGTTTCCTTCGCAAATTCTGGGAGCATTACCTGAGCTATATCATCCGCGGCAAAGAGTTGCGGTTCGAGTTCGAGGTCGTTAAGCCGGAGAATTAA
- a CDS encoding DNA-3-methyladenine glycosylase 2 family protein, whose translation MTEIKAISEKNLPAICRELASSDERLAYVHSTYGTPPLWARPTGYATLLNIILEQQVSLASAKACFDKLAAHLGDVTPDRFLTISDADLKTIGFSHQKTTYARHLSEAVIEKHIDLDSIHSLPDDKVKAELVKLKGIGTWTADVYLLMAMLRPDVMPRGDIALHSAYQKLTEADNRPGSDDFIEIAERWRPFRSVAARLLWHYYLSERRARKSTP comes from the coding sequence ATGACAGAAATCAAAGCGATCAGCGAAAAGAACCTGCCAGCGATATGCCGCGAACTCGCCAGTTCGGACGAGCGTCTTGCCTATGTTCACAGCACTTACGGTACGCCGCCGTTGTGGGCACGGCCGACCGGTTATGCGACTTTGCTGAACATCATTCTTGAGCAGCAAGTGTCGCTAGCCTCGGCGAAGGCGTGTTTTGACAAACTCGCCGCTCATCTGGGCGACGTCACGCCCGATCGATTCTTAACTATCAGTGATGCCGATCTCAAAACTATCGGTTTTAGCCATCAAAAAACTACCTACGCACGCCATCTGTCCGAAGCGGTCATCGAGAAGCACATCGATCTCGATTCCATTCATTCCCTGCCCGATGACAAGGTCAAAGCCGAACTCGTCAAACTCAAAGGCATCGGCACCTGGACGGCGGATGTTTACCTGCTGATGGCGATGCTTCGGCCCGATGTCATGCCTCGCGGCGACATAGCTCTGCATTCCGCATATCAGAAATTGACAGAAGCCGACAACCGGCCCGGTTCGGACGACTTCATCGAAATTGCCGAACGCTGGCGGCCGTTCCGCTCCGTCGCGGCTAGGCTCCTTTGGCATTATTACTTGAGCGAACGCCGTGCAAGGAAATCAACCCCATAG
- the secA gene encoding preprotein translocase subunit SecA, whose product MAVNSFADKLVKKIFGSSSDVFLKNVKPVVVQIQAWEPAMEKMSDAELQAQTPKFKEIIQNALNGIDEKDERRKAEQAILNEILPEAFATVREASKRVTGMRHFDVQMIGGVALHQGRIAEMRTGEGKTLVATLPSYLNGLTGRGVHVVTVNDYLASRDAEWMGRIHKFLGLTVGCIQNDMDDVERKDAYACSITYGTNNEFGFDYLRDNMKFDVDSLVQPDHYFAIIDEVDSILIDEARTPLIISGASDEATDKYYTANQIIPQFELGHKDEETKVTTGDYLLDEKNHSSVLTEAGVTKAERLLGVSNLYDPGNMDLLHCVEQALKAHTLYKKDHHYVVQDGEVIIVDDFTGRLMAGRRWSDGLHQAVEAKEGVKIERENQTLATITLQNYFRMYEKLGGMTGTAETEAEEFQTVYSLDVVQIPTNQPMVRIDSPDMIYRTLPEKWDAVVEEIQELHAKGQPVLVGTVSVENSEQVAAKLKAIGVPHKVLNAKYHEQEAEIIAQAGRKGAVTIATNMAGRGTDILLGGNPDSLAREYLKRMEINPDEATEEQFEEQLRKAKAVVAEEHKAVTAVGGLHILGTERHESRRIDNQLRGRAGRQGDPGSSRFVLSLEDDLMRIFAGDKVRSMMEWLGMEKGVAIESKTVSKQIERAQKAVEARNFETRKHVLKYDDVMNRQRETIYSLRRQLMFEPEHREYLLGETGVARDLLADLTDSFLPLTIAPDQWDVSTYAAEIESIYAIDPARDAGVDFKKMKPSEIEEAIWKKASAEYAAKEKMAGGESLRAYERYIMLNIIDSQWKDHLLSIDHVKQGIGLVGYGQKDPLVEYKKQSFDMFQDMLDRIDTNTVKSLFHLEIVNRDEQEEVERLERLERQRANRQAAGMAFTGAMGTAEAAGAEAARHTPFVRDQPKVKPNDPCYCGSGKKFKKCHGAGA is encoded by the coding sequence ATGGCTGTTAACAGTTTTGCAGATAAGTTAGTAAAGAAAATTTTTGGATCGAGCAGCGACGTTTTTTTAAAGAACGTTAAGCCGGTCGTGGTTCAGATTCAGGCTTGGGAACCGGCGATGGAAAAGATGTCGGATGCCGAACTGCAGGCACAGACGCCTAAGTTCAAAGAGATCATACAGAATGCTCTCAACGGTATCGACGAAAAGGACGAACGCCGCAAGGCCGAGCAGGCGATATTGAACGAGATCCTGCCCGAGGCATTTGCGACCGTCCGTGAGGCATCGAAACGCGTCACCGGAATGCGGCACTTTGACGTACAGATGATCGGCGGCGTGGCACTGCACCAAGGCCGCATTGCTGAGATGCGGACAGGTGAAGGTAAAACGCTCGTCGCGACATTGCCCTCGTACCTCAACGGCCTGACCGGACGCGGCGTTCACGTCGTAACGGTCAACGATTACCTCGCGTCACGCGACGCGGAATGGATGGGCCGCATTCACAAATTCCTCGGCCTGACAGTCGGCTGTATCCAAAACGATATGGACGACGTCGAGCGCAAGGACGCCTACGCTTGTTCGATCACTTACGGCACAAATAACGAATTCGGCTTTGATTATCTGCGGGATAATATGAAGTTCGACGTCGATTCGCTGGTCCAGCCGGATCATTACTTCGCGATCATCGACGAGGTCGACTCGATCCTCATCGACGAAGCTCGCACGCCGCTCATCATCTCAGGTGCTTCAGACGAAGCGACCGACAAATATTACACGGCAAATCAGATCATCCCGCAGTTCGAGCTGGGCCATAAAGACGAAGAGACCAAGGTAACTACCGGAGATTATCTGCTCGACGAGAAAAATCACTCGTCGGTGTTGACTGAGGCCGGCGTCACCAAGGCTGAGCGTCTGCTCGGCGTTTCAAATCTTTACGATCCGGGCAACATGGACCTGCTCCATTGTGTCGAACAGGCTCTGAAAGCTCACACGCTTTACAAGAAAGACCACCATTACGTCGTTCAGGACGGCGAAGTCATCATCGTAGACGATTTCACGGGTCGTTTGATGGCCGGACGGCGTTGGTCCGATGGTCTGCACCAGGCGGTCGAAGCAAAAGAAGGAGTAAAGATCGAACGCGAGAACCAAACGCTCGCTACGATCACGCTGCAGAATTACTTTAGAATGTACGAAAAACTCGGCGGCATGACAGGAACTGCTGAGACCGAGGCCGAGGAATTCCAGACCGTTTATTCGCTCGACGTCGTACAAATACCGACCAATCAGCCGATGGTTCGCATCGATTCGCCGGACATGATCTATCGCACGCTGCCCGAAAAATGGGACGCGGTGGTCGAGGAAATTCAGGAGTTGCATGCCAAGGGACAGCCCGTGCTCGTTGGTACGGTCTCGGTTGAAAACTCCGAACAGGTCGCCGCCAAACTAAAGGCCATCGGCGTGCCGCACAAGGTCCTGAACGCCAAATATCACGAACAGGAAGCCGAGATCATCGCTCAAGCAGGCCGCAAAGGTGCCGTCACGATCGCAACCAACATGGCCGGCCGCGGTACCGACATCCTGCTTGGCGGCAATCCCGATTCGCTCGCTCGCGAGTATCTCAAGCGAATGGAGATCAACCCGGACGAGGCGACCGAAGAACAGTTCGAAGAGCAGCTGCGAAAGGCAAAGGCGGTCGTTGCCGAAGAACATAAGGCGGTAACGGCCGTCGGCGGACTGCACATCCTGGGCACCGAGCGTCACGAATCACGCCGCATCGATAATCAGCTTCGCGGTCGTGCCGGCCGTCAGGGCGACCCAGGCAGCTCGCGATTCGTGTTGTCGCTCGAAGACGACCTGATGCGCATCTTTGCGGGCGATAAGGTCCGCTCGATGATGGAATGGCTCGGCATGGAAAAGGGTGTCGCTATCGAATCGAAGACCGTTTCGAAACAGATCGAACGTGCCCAGAAGGCCGTCGAGGCACGCAATTTTGAAACGCGTAAACACGTTCTCAAATACGACGACGTGATGAACCGCCAGCGTGAAACTATCTACAGTCTGCGTCGGCAGTTGATGTTCGAGCCCGAACATCGCGAATATCTGTTGGGCGAGACCGGCGTCGCCCGCGACCTGCTCGCCGATCTGACAGACAGTTTTTTGCCGCTGACCATAGCCCCGGATCAGTGGGATGTCTCGACCTACGCGGCTGAGATCGAGAGCATTTATGCGATCGATCCGGCACGTGATGCAGGCGTTGACTTTAAAAAGATGAAGCCAAGTGAGATCGAAGAAGCGATCTGGAAAAAGGCTTCGGCAGAGTACGCTGCGAAAGAAAAAATGGCCGGCGGCGAATCGCTTCGGGCTTACGAGCGTTACATCATGCTGAACATCATCGACAGCCAGTGGAAAGATCACCTGCTCTCGATCGACCATGTAAAACAGGGCATCGGACTGGTCGGCTACGGGCAGAAAGATCCGCTCGTCGAGTATAAAAAGCAGTCGTTCGATATGTTTCAGGACATGCTCGACCGCATCGACACGAACACCGTCAAGTCTCTGTTCCACCTCGAGATCGTCAACCGCGACGAGCAAGAAGAGGTCGAACGCCTCGAACGTCTCGAACGCCAACGAGCTAACCGCCAGGCCGCCGGCATGGCCTTCACCGGAGCCATGGGCACTGCCGAAGCCGCCGGAGCCGAAGCCGCCAGGCACACACCGTTCGTCCGCGACCAACCCAAGGTCAAACCGAACGACCCGTGCTATTGCGGATCCGGCAAGAAATTCAAAAAATGCCACGGAGCAGGAGCCTAG
- a CDS encoding DEAD/DEAH box helicase, which yields MPRSRNNNRSGKRHSRPNRERKDKRFPARESSARVVVPQTPRQINAVERLLSGIGVPENKPFKPDDFQLEALAAIETQDVLVTAPTGSGKTWIAREEIRRILAANQRAWYTTPLKALTNSKYAEFSLEFGSENVGILTGDRKENTDAPLIVGTTKIYRNQLFDSLREGFNVRADFVILDEAHYLADEDRGHVWEEAIILSPPRIRLLLLSATVGRADEFAAWIEEVRGGKVRVIKAGPRPVELRAAYLSQDLQLFPLLGDDRKFNRDLEQFERQRDQGFQRRSYRR from the coding sequence ATGCCACGCTCCCGTAACAACAATCGCAGCGGAAAACGCCATTCGCGTCCCAATAGAGAACGTAAGGACAAACGATTTCCTGCACGCGAAAGTTCCGCCCGTGTGGTCGTGCCGCAAACGCCGCGTCAGATCAACGCCGTCGAGCGGCTTCTGTCCGGGATCGGCGTTCCTGAGAACAAGCCGTTCAAGCCTGACGATTTTCAGCTCGAGGCTCTTGCCGCCATTGAAACACAGGACGTTCTAGTAACCGCACCGACCGGCAGCGGCAAAACCTGGATCGCCCGCGAAGAGATCCGCCGCATCCTCGCCGCCAACCAACGTGCCTGGTACACAACGCCGCTAAAGGCACTGACAAACTCGAAATATGCCGAATTTTCGCTCGAATTCGGATCCGAAAACGTCGGCATCCTGACCGGCGACCGCAAGGAGAACACCGACGCCCCGCTCATCGTCGGTACGACCAAGATATACCGCAACCAACTGTTTGACTCGCTTCGCGAAGGATTTAATGTCCGTGCCGATTTTGTCATTTTGGATGAGGCACATTATCTTGCCGACGAGGACCGCGGCCACGTTTGGGAGGAGGCGATCATCCTCTCGCCGCCGCGTATTCGCCTGCTGCTGCTGTCCGCAACGGTCGGCCGTGCCGACGAATTTGCTGCGTGGATCGAAGAAGTGCGCGGCGGAAAAGTTCGTGTGATCAAAGCCGGCCCGCGTCCGGTCGAACTCCGTGCGGCTTATTTGTCGCAGGACCTGCAGCTCTTCCCGCTCCTGGGCGATGACCGAAAATTCAATCGCGACCTCGAACAATTCGAACGCCAACGCGATCAGGGATTTCAACGCCGCAGTTACCGGCGATAG
- a CDS encoding CHAD domain-containing protein — MAKAKQVPAISDAADPFRWAADVLLLRFDEVVNFGGAVTVEWNVNAVHDMRVALRRLRSALRDLSPMIDGKSIRRIKAALKKIAATLGKVRDLDVAIIAMEGLSVETRNDPNKTGIDALIAKLRIQRENGHAGIRKTFKSISVEGLRNGFLQQIEGPRCRRHLSRPADLFEVGRSVIDTRLDLLCSASNALFTPFDGARLHELRIAAKRLRYALELFESGWPDKYGGFVKEISKLQAHLGEVHDCDLWIDKLSRRLTEKDSRKMAKSPISTAAAWLLSKFVEKRGREYGKALGLWLEWTANDFVERLRTRTAAL; from the coding sequence ATGGCGAAAGCGAAGCAAGTCCCTGCTATTAGCGATGCCGCCGATCCGTTTCGATGGGCAGCGGACGTGCTGCTGCTTCGATTTGACGAGGTCGTGAACTTCGGCGGAGCCGTGACTGTCGAGTGGAACGTCAATGCGGTCCACGACATGCGGGTTGCTCTCCGCCGCCTTCGAAGTGCCTTGCGGGATCTCAGCCCGATGATCGACGGTAAGTCGATAAGGCGTATCAAAGCGGCTCTCAAGAAGATCGCCGCAACTCTCGGCAAAGTTCGCGATCTGGATGTTGCGATCATCGCCATGGAGGGCCTATCAGTCGAAACCCGGAATGACCCAAACAAGACGGGCATCGACGCACTCATCGCCAAACTCAGAATCCAACGCGAAAACGGCCATGCCGGTATTCGGAAGACGTTCAAGTCGATCTCGGTCGAAGGTCTGCGAAACGGCTTTTTGCAGCAGATCGAAGGCCCGCGTTGCCGAAGGCATCTTTCCCGGCCCGCGGATCTTTTTGAGGTAGGCCGAAGTGTTATCGACACCCGACTCGATCTACTCTGTTCCGCTAGCAATGCACTTTTTACGCCGTTTGACGGGGCTCGGCTGCACGAATTGCGGATCGCTGCAAAGCGGCTTCGATACGCCCTCGAGCTTTTTGAGTCCGGATGGCCTGATAAGTACGGGGGATTCGTGAAAGAGATATCCAAGCTGCAAGCCCACCTCGGCGAAGTGCACGATTGCGATCTGTGGATCGACAAACTCTCGAGACGCCTTACTGAAAAAGACTCTCGAAAGATGGCAAAGTCACCGATCTCGACGGCCGCAGCGTGGCTTTTATCCAAATTTGTCGAGAAACGCGGAAGAGAATACGGCAAAGCTCTCGGCCTCTGGCTCGAATGGACCGCGAATGACTTTGTCGAACGTCTCCGAACACGGACCGCTGCACTCTAA
- a CDS encoding isoprenylcysteine carboxylmethyltransferase family protein encodes MKVRHSAAIYFVVQGIAVIAWWATLSFVPSTRQYFLLEKSSETSLMAFWLADLSFLGIGSLAAGFLSWRDHEYSRIASWFVAGAVSYAAVYCLAFAWMTDAGWLGVTMMFPAMIWSGVFAVGLSFEKAMFRQAAENSTNWILFKTMTQIVVVWSVILIVFPYLIAIVEDKLGIVRLQFTLQRPLAAVLFVAISSLGVWGAIVMSKIGKGTPLPLDHAKHLVIRGPYAFVRNPMAVSGVGQGLAVALFLGSPLVTLYALMGSLVWQLIFRPLEEDDLARRFGAPYQEYKRSVKCWIPRFPAFSGDKTQDQ; translated from the coding sequence ATGAAAGTCCGACATTCAGCCGCGATCTATTTTGTGGTACAAGGTATAGCTGTCATCGCCTGGTGGGCGACGCTCTCTTTTGTTCCATCGACGCGGCAGTATTTTTTATTAGAGAAGTCATCGGAAACGTCGCTCATGGCGTTTTGGCTGGCCGATCTCTCGTTTTTAGGTATCGGATCATTGGCGGCCGGGTTTCTGTCTTGGCGCGATCATGAGTATTCGCGGATCGCGTCGTGGTTTGTTGCGGGAGCCGTAAGCTACGCGGCGGTCTATTGTCTCGCTTTTGCATGGATGACCGACGCCGGCTGGCTCGGTGTGACCATGATGTTTCCGGCGATGATCTGGAGCGGCGTATTTGCAGTAGGTCTTTCATTTGAAAAGGCCATGTTTCGCCAGGCGGCCGAAAACTCGACCAATTGGATATTGTTCAAAACAATGACTCAGATCGTCGTCGTTTGGTCGGTCATTCTAATTGTTTTTCCCTATTTGATAGCTATCGTCGAGGACAAACTCGGTATAGTGCGATTGCAGTTTACATTGCAGAGGCCGCTCGCCGCGGTGCTGTTTGTGGCGATCAGTTCGCTCGGCGTTTGGGGGGCGATCGTCATGTCAAAGATCGGCAAGGGAACGCCGCTGCCGCTCGACCACGCTAAACACCTGGTTATTCGCGGCCCTTATGCGTTTGTTCGAAATCCGATGGCGGTTTCCGGCGTCGGGCAAGGTTTAGCAGTCGCACTGTTTCTAGGCTCGCCCCTTGTCACACTATATGCGTTGATGGGTTCATTGGTCTGGCAGTTGATATTTCGCCCGCTCGAAGAGGACGACCTGGCTCGACGCTTTGGTGCTCCATATCAAGAATATAAGCGAAGCGTCAAATGTTGGATCCCGCGATTTCCGGCATTTTCAGGGGACAAGACGCAAGATCAGTGA